A part of Streptomyces sp. NBC_01210 genomic DNA contains:
- a CDS encoding arsenate reductase/protein-tyrosine-phosphatase family protein, protein MTAPEGRGIAESVSNTTTFRILHVSTGNVCRSPITERLTRHALSDRLGDPLTGGLIVESAGTWGHEGAPMEANAEIVLADFGADATGFVGRELLDEHVIRADLVLTATRDHRAQVISMGHSAGLRTFTLKEFTRLVRAIDPATLPDPREGVVERARALVRAAAALRGWLLAPSPDADEVYDPYGAPITFFRSIGDEINQALDPVVTALTGVSARQ, encoded by the coding sequence TTGACCGCCCCTGAGGGGCGTGGCATAGCGGAATCCGTCAGCAACACCACCACTTTCCGCATCCTCCACGTCAGCACCGGCAACGTCTGCCGCTCGCCGATCACCGAGCGGCTGACCCGCCATGCCCTGAGCGACCGCCTCGGCGATCCGCTGACGGGCGGCCTGATCGTGGAGAGCGCCGGCACCTGGGGCCACGAAGGCGCCCCGATGGAGGCCAACGCCGAGATCGTCCTGGCCGACTTCGGCGCGGACGCGACCGGTTTCGTCGGGCGTGAACTCCTCGACGAGCATGTGATCCGCGCCGACCTCGTCCTCACCGCGACGCGCGACCACCGCGCGCAGGTGATCTCGATGGGTCACTCGGCGGGCCTGCGCACCTTCACGCTCAAGGAGTTCACCCGGCTTGTACGGGCGATTGACCCGGCAACGTTGCCGGACCCGCGCGAAGGCGTCGTCGAGCGTGCTCGGGCCCTGGTCAGGGCGGCGGCGGCGCTGCGCGGCTGGCTGCTGGCACCGAGCCCGGACGCCGATGAGGTGTACGACCCGTACGGTGCGCCGATCACGTTCTTCCGCTCGATCGGCGACGAGATCAACCAGGCGCTGGACCCTGTGGTGACGGCTCTGACGGGCGTCTCCGCGCGGCAGTGA
- the glyA gene encoding serine hydroxymethyltransferase, translating into MPVTAAPDAVRITTPGADFDALRRQDPQIAEVILGELGRQSDSLQLIAAENFTSPAVLAALGSPLANKYAEGYPGARHHGGCELVDAAERIAVERATALFGAEHANVQPHSGSSAVLAAYAALLKPGDTVLAMGLSYGGHLTHGSPANFSGRWFDFVGYGVDAETGLIDYDQVRALARQHRPKAIVCGSISYPRHPDYEAFREIADEADAYLIADAAHPMGLIAGGAAPSPVPYADVVCATTHKVLRGPRGGMILCGSELAERIDRAVFPFTQGGAQMHTIAAKAVAFGEAATPAFAAYAHQVVANARVLADGLAAEGLSVLTGGTDTHLISADPAPLGVAGKAARSRLAAAGMVLDTCALPYGDGRGIRLGTAAVTTQGMGESEMARIAALFTAAMREDGEEERMVRTEVRELTGRFPPYQG; encoded by the coding sequence ATGCCGGTCACCGCTGCACCAGACGCCGTCCGCATCACCACCCCCGGCGCGGATTTCGACGCCCTGCGCCGGCAGGACCCGCAGATCGCCGAAGTGATCCTGGGGGAGCTGGGGCGGCAGAGCGACAGCCTTCAGCTCATCGCCGCCGAGAACTTCACCTCACCCGCGGTCCTCGCCGCCCTCGGCTCCCCGCTCGCCAACAAGTACGCCGAGGGCTACCCCGGCGCCCGCCACCACGGCGGCTGCGAGCTGGTCGACGCCGCCGAGCGGATCGCCGTCGAGCGCGCCACCGCTCTCTTCGGCGCCGAACACGCCAATGTGCAGCCGCACTCCGGCTCCTCCGCGGTCCTTGCGGCGTACGCGGCGCTGCTCAAGCCCGGTGACACCGTGCTCGCCATGGGACTGTCGTACGGCGGTCATCTCACCCACGGTTCACCCGCGAACTTCTCCGGGCGCTGGTTCGACTTCGTCGGCTACGGCGTCGACGCCGAGACCGGACTGATCGACTACGACCAGGTCCGCGCCCTGGCCCGGCAGCACCGGCCCAAGGCCATCGTCTGCGGCTCGATCTCGTACCCCCGCCATCCCGATTACGAAGCCTTCCGCGAGATCGCGGACGAGGCGGACGCCTATCTGATCGCCGATGCCGCCCACCCCATGGGCCTGATCGCCGGCGGCGCGGCCCCCAGCCCCGTCCCGTACGCCGATGTGGTGTGCGCCACCACCCACAAGGTGCTGCGCGGGCCACGCGGCGGGATGATCCTCTGCGGTTCCGAGCTGGCCGAACGCATCGACCGGGCGGTGTTCCCCTTCACCCAGGGCGGCGCTCAGATGCACACGATCGCCGCCAAGGCTGTCGCTTTCGGTGAGGCGGCGACGCCGGCCTTCGCGGCGTACGCCCACCAGGTGGTCGCCAATGCGCGGGTACTGGCCGACGGGCTCGCGGCGGAAGGCCTGTCCGTGCTGACCGGCGGCACCGACACCCATCTGATCAGCGCGGATCCAGCTCCGTTGGGCGTGGCGGGCAAGGCGGCCCGCAGCCGTCTCGCCGCGGCGGGCATGGTCCTCGACACCTGCGCACTGCCGTACGGGGACGGGCGCGGCATCCGGCTGGGCACCGCTGCCGTCACCACCCAGGGCATGGGCGAGAGCGAGATGGCGCGGATCGCGGCACTCTTCACGGCGGCGATGCGTGAAGACGGCGAGGAGGAGCGGATGGTCCGTACGGAGGTGCGTGAACTGACCGGTAGATTTCCTCCTTATCAGGGGTAG
- a CDS encoding MraY family glycosyltransferase, producing MRDYLLTLCVTAAVTYLLTGPVRKFAIATGAMPEIRARDVHREPTPRLGGIAMFFGLCAGLLVADHLQNLNSVFELSNEPRALLSGAALIWIIGVLDDKFEIDALIKLGGQMIAAGVMVIQGLTILWIPVPGVGTVSLTQWQGTLLTVALVVITINAVNFVDGLDGLAAGMVCIAAAAFFLYSYRIWFSYGIEAAAPASLFTAILMGMCLGFLPHNMHPARIFMGDSGSMLIGLVLAAAAISVTGQVDPDALKIFEGSTRQATHAALPVFIPLLLPLTIIAIPVADLVLAIVRRTWNGQSPFAADRGHLHHRLLEIGHSHSRAVLIMYFWSALIAFGVVAYSVHSASMWSVLLIVALSAVGLVLLLLPRFTPRAPRWAEAFVPPRYRRRKMLPGPAVPALAYESESESESSQTSLEEPEERTPVPAGVNGATAIGPRSRFPDRRKAGTRG from the coding sequence GTGCGTGATTACCTGCTGACGCTCTGTGTCACGGCTGCGGTGACGTATCTGCTGACCGGGCCGGTGCGGAAGTTCGCCATCGCGACCGGTGCGATGCCGGAGATCCGTGCCCGCGACGTACACCGAGAGCCGACACCGCGACTCGGCGGTATCGCCATGTTCTTCGGCCTGTGCGCCGGTCTGCTGGTCGCGGACCATCTGCAGAACCTCAACAGCGTCTTCGAGCTGTCCAATGAACCGCGGGCACTGCTCTCCGGCGCTGCCCTGATCTGGATCATCGGTGTCCTCGACGACAAGTTCGAGATCGACGCCCTGATCAAGCTGGGCGGCCAGATGATCGCCGCGGGTGTGATGGTGATCCAGGGTCTGACGATCCTGTGGATCCCCGTCCCCGGTGTCGGCACCGTCTCGCTGACCCAGTGGCAGGGCACCCTGCTGACCGTCGCCCTCGTCGTCATCACCATCAACGCGGTGAACTTCGTGGACGGCCTGGACGGCCTCGCCGCCGGCATGGTCTGCATCGCCGCCGCGGCCTTCTTCCTCTACTCGTACCGGATCTGGTTCAGCTACGGCATCGAGGCGGCGGCGCCCGCCAGCCTGTTCACAGCGATCCTGATGGGCATGTGCCTCGGCTTCCTGCCGCACAACATGCACCCGGCGCGCATCTTCATGGGCGACTCCGGATCGATGCTGATCGGCCTGGTGCTCGCGGCGGCCGCGATCTCGGTGACAGGACAGGTGGACCCGGACGCCCTGAAGATCTTCGAGGGCAGCACCCGCCAGGCCACCCACGCGGCGCTGCCGGTCTTCATCCCGCTGCTGCTGCCGCTGACGATCATCGCGATCCCGGTCGCCGACCTGGTGCTCGCGATCGTCCGCCGTACCTGGAACGGACAGTCGCCGTTCGCGGCGGACCGTGGCCATCTGCACCACCGGCTCCTGGAGATCGGACATTCGCACAGCCGAGCAGTCCTGATCATGTACTTCTGGTCGGCACTGATCGCCTTCGGTGTCGTCGCGTACTCGGTGCACTCGGCGTCGATGTGGAGCGTGCTGCTCATTGTGGCGCTGAGCGCGGTAGGCCTTGTGCTTCTGCTGCTGCCGCGCTTCACTCCGCGCGCCCCGCGTTGGGCGGAGGCCTTCGTTCCGCCGCGTTACCGGCGCCGCAAGATGCTTCCCGGGCCTGCGGTCCCCGCGCTCGCGTACGAGTCGGAGTCGGAGTCGGAGTCGTCACAGACGTCGCTGGAGGAGCCCGAGGAGCGGACCCCGGTTCCGGCGGGCGTCAACGGAGCGACTGCTATCGGCCCCCGTTCGCGTTTCCCGGACCGGCGGAAGGCCGGAACGCGCGGGTGA
- the atpB gene encoding F0F1 ATP synthase subunit A — MKEPAVSADPTTVLAFETDCHIFQNSGCGFPAPGLHSFLFQPLWGDGDSNLYFNKTMLLALLGSVIIVGFFWAAFRKPKVVPGKLQMVAEAGYDFVRRGVVYETIGKRDGEKYVPLVVSLFFFVWMMNLWSIIPVAQFPVTAIISYPVALAAIVYVLWVSLTFKKHGFVGAFKNFSGYDKSLGPVLPLSMTIELFSNLLVRPFTHAVRLFANMFAGHTLLLLFTIASWYLLNGIGIAYAGVSFVMVIVMTAFELFIQAVQAYVFVLLTCSYIQGALAKGH; from the coding sequence CTGAAGGAGCCCGCGGTGAGTGCTGACCCGACGACGGTGCTCGCCTTCGAGACCGATTGCCACATCTTCCAGAACAGCGGTTGTGGTTTCCCGGCTCCCGGCCTGCACTCGTTCCTGTTCCAGCCCCTCTGGGGCGACGGGGACAGCAACTTGTACTTCAACAAGACGATGCTGTTGGCGCTGCTCGGCTCGGTCATCATCGTCGGCTTCTTCTGGGCGGCCTTCCGTAAGCCGAAGGTTGTTCCCGGCAAGCTTCAGATGGTGGCCGAGGCCGGCTACGACTTCGTACGCCGAGGCGTCGTCTACGAGACGATCGGCAAGCGCGACGGTGAGAAGTACGTCCCGCTGGTGGTCTCCCTGTTCTTCTTCGTCTGGATGATGAACCTCTGGTCCATCATTCCGGTCGCCCAGTTCCCCGTAACGGCGATCATTTCGTACCCGGTCGCGCTCGCCGCGATCGTGTACGTCCTGTGGGTCAGCCTGACCTTCAAGAAGCACGGTTTCGTCGGAGCTTTCAAGAACTTCTCGGGCTACGACAAGAGCCTCGGTCCGGTCCTGCCGCTCTCGATGACCATCGAGCTCTTCTCGAACCTGCTCGTCAGGCCGTTCACGCACGCCGTCCGGCTCTTTGCCAACATGTTCGCGGGCCACACCCTGCTGCTGCTCTTCACGATCGCCAGCTGGTACTTGCTCAACGGCATCGGCATCGCCTACGCAGGTGTGTCGTTCGTGATGGTCATCGTGATGACCGCCTTCGAGCTCTTCATCCAGGCTGTTCAGGCCTATGTGTTCGTCCTGCTGACCTGCAGCTACATCCAGGGCGCTCTCGCCAAGGGCCACTGA
- a CDS encoding F0F1 ATP synthase subunit C: protein MSALQTLAATSVEIKGNLGSIGYGLAAIGPGVGVGIIFGNGTQALARQPEAAGLIRQNQILGFAFCEALALIGLVMPFVYPTS, encoded by the coding sequence ATGTCTGCTCTCCAGACCCTCGCCGCCACCAGCGTCGAAATCAAGGGCAACCTCGGCTCTATCGGTTACGGCCTTGCGGCCATCGGCCCCGGTGTCGGCGTCGGCATCATCTTCGGTAACGGTACCCAGGCTCTCGCCCGTCAGCCCGAGGCCGCCGGTCTGATCCGCCAGAACCAGATCCTCGGCTTCGCCTTCTGTGAGGCGCTCGCCCTGATCGGTCTGGTCATGCCGTTCGTCTACCCGACCTCCTGA
- a CDS encoding F0F1 ATP synthase subunit B yields MNPLVQLAAEEAENPLIPPIPELVIGFIAFAIVFGFLAKKLLPTINKVLDERREAIEGGMEKADAAQTEAESVLEQYKAQLAEARHEAARMRQEAQEQGAVILQEMRAEGQRQREEIIAAGHAQIEADRKAAAAALRQDVGKLATELAGKIVGESLEDYTRQSGTVDRFLDALEDSASKAEATR; encoded by the coding sequence GTGAACCCTCTGGTTCAGCTCGCGGCGGAGGAAGCGGAAAATCCGCTCATCCCGCCGATCCCTGAGCTCGTCATTGGCTTCATCGCCTTTGCCATCGTTTTCGGTTTCCTCGCCAAGAAGCTCCTTCCGACCATCAACAAGGTTCTGGACGAGCGCCGCGAGGCCATCGAAGGCGGTATGGAGAAGGCCGATGCGGCCCAGACCGAGGCCGAGAGCGTGCTTGAGCAGTACAAGGCTCAGCTCGCCGAGGCCCGTCACGAAGCCGCTCGTATGCGCCAGGAGGCGCAGGAGCAGGGCGCCGTGATCCTGCAGGAGATGAGGGCGGAAGGCCAGCGGCAGCGTGAGGAGATCATCGCTGCCGGTCACGCCCAGATCGAGGCCGACCGCAAGGCCGCGGCCGCTGCGCTGCGCCAGGACGTGGGCAAGCTCGCCACCGAACTGGCCGGCAAGATCGTCGGTGAGTCCCTCGAGGACTACACCCGGCAGAGCGGCACCGTCGACCGCTTCCTCGACGCACTCGAGGACAGCGCTTCGAAGGCCGAGGCCACGCGATGA
- a CDS encoding F0F1 ATP synthase subunit delta has product MNGASREALAAARESLDALTDNTSVDVAKLAGELAAVTALLDREVSLRRVLTDPAQPGEAKAELVGRLLGGQVGSETIDLLAGMVRSRWSQSRDLVDAVEELAATADLTAAQRAGALDDVEDELFRFGRIVASNVGLRSALTDKSAPASAKGELLRSLLDGKANPATERLVIRLVTQPRGRSLEAGLESLSRLAAARRERMVAVVTSAVPLTDEQKQRLGAGLARIYGREMHLNLDVDPEVIGGVQVRVGDELINGTIAARLDEAARRIAG; this is encoded by the coding sequence ATGAACGGAGCGAGCCGCGAGGCACTGGCTGCCGCACGCGAGTCTCTCGACGCGCTGACCGACAACACGTCGGTCGACGTGGCGAAGCTCGCCGGGGAGCTGGCCGCCGTCACCGCGCTGCTCGACCGTGAGGTGTCGTTGCGTCGGGTCCTGACCGACCCGGCGCAGCCCGGCGAGGCCAAGGCCGAGCTGGTCGGGCGGCTGCTGGGCGGTCAGGTGGGCAGCGAAACCATCGACCTGCTCGCAGGCATGGTCCGTTCCCGCTGGTCGCAGTCGCGCGATCTGGTCGACGCGGTCGAGGAGCTGGCGGCCACCGCCGACCTCACCGCGGCGCAGCGGGCCGGTGCGCTCGACGACGTCGAGGACGAGCTGTTCCGGTTCGGCCGGATCGTCGCCTCCAACGTCGGGCTGCGCTCCGCGCTGACCGACAAGTCGGCGCCGGCGTCCGCCAAGGGCGAGCTGCTGCGCAGCCTGCTCGACGGCAAGGCCAATCCGGCCACCGAGCGGCTGGTCATCCGTCTTGTGACCCAGCCCCGAGGACGTAGCCTGGAAGCTGGACTCGAGTCCCTGTCCAGGCTCGCCGCGGCGCGCCGGGAGCGGATGGTCGCGGTCGTCACCTCGGCGGTGCCGCTGACCGATGAGCAGAAGCAGCGACTCGGCGCCGGTCTGGCTCGGATCTACGGCCGCGAGATGCACCTCAATCTCGACGTGGACCCCGAGGTCATCGGCGGAGTGCAGGTGCGCGTCGGCGACGAGCTGATCAACGGCACCATCGCGGCACGTCTCGACGAGGCGGCCCGCCGCATCGCCGGCTGA
- the atpA gene encoding F0F1 ATP synthase subunit alpha encodes MAELTIRPEEIRDALENFVQSYQPDAASREEVGTVSVAGDGIAKVEGLPSAMANELLKFEDGTLGLALNLEEREIGAIVLGEFSGIEEGQPVQRTGEVLSVGVGEGYLGRVVDPLGNPIDGLGEIATDSRRALELQAPGVMVRKSVHEPMQTGYKAVDAMVPIGRGQRQLIIGDRQTGKTALAVDTIINQRDNWRSGDVKKQVRCIYVAIGQKGSTIASVRGALEEAGALEYTTIVAAPASDPAGFKYLAPYTGSAIGQHWMYQGKHVLIIFDDLSKQADAYRAVSLLLRRPPGREAYPGDVFYLHSRLLERCAKLSDDMGAGSMTGLPIVETKANDVSAFIPTNVISITDGQCFLESDLFNAGQRPALNVGISVSRVGGSAQHKAMRQVSGRLRVDLAQYRELEAFASFGSDLDAASKASLERGKRMVELLKQSQYQPMPIEEQVVSVWAGTTGKMDEVPVADIRRFESELLEFLRRERKELLTSIAEGAKMSDDTLQSIADAITAFKQQFETSDGKLLGEDAPVTAK; translated from the coding sequence ATGGCGGAGCTCACGATCCGGCCGGAGGAGATCCGGGACGCGCTGGAGAACTTTGTCCAGTCGTACCAGCCGGACGCGGCCTCGCGCGAGGAGGTCGGTACGGTCAGCGTTGCCGGTGACGGCATCGCAAAGGTCGAGGGCCTTCCCTCGGCCATGGCGAACGAGCTGCTGAAGTTCGAGGACGGCACCCTCGGTCTCGCCCTCAACCTCGAGGAGCGCGAGATCGGTGCGATCGTCCTCGGTGAGTTCAGCGGTATCGAGGAGGGCCAGCCGGTGCAGCGCACCGGTGAGGTGCTCTCCGTCGGCGTCGGCGAGGGCTACCTCGGCCGCGTTGTCGACCCGCTCGGCAACCCGATCGACGGCCTCGGCGAGATCGCGACCGACAGTCGCCGCGCCCTCGAGCTGCAGGCTCCGGGCGTCATGGTCCGTAAGTCGGTGCACGAGCCGATGCAGACCGGCTACAAGGCCGTCGACGCCATGGTGCCGATCGGCCGCGGCCAGCGTCAGCTGATCATTGGTGACCGTCAGACCGGCAAGACCGCTCTGGCCGTCGACACGATCATCAACCAGCGCGACAACTGGCGCTCCGGTGACGTGAAGAAGCAGGTGCGCTGCATCTACGTCGCCATCGGCCAGAAGGGCTCCACCATCGCGTCCGTGCGCGGTGCGCTGGAGGAGGCGGGCGCCCTCGAGTACACGACGATCGTCGCGGCTCCGGCGTCCGACCCGGCCGGCTTCAAGTACCTCGCCCCGTACACCGGTTCGGCCATCGGCCAGCACTGGATGTACCAGGGCAAGCACGTCCTGATCATCTTCGATGACCTGTCGAAGCAGGCTGACGCCTACCGCGCCGTGTCGCTGCTGCTGCGCCGTCCGCCGGGCCGCGAGGCCTACCCGGGCGATGTCTTCTACCTGCACTCGCGTCTGCTGGAGCGCTGCGCCAAGCTCTCCGACGACATGGGCGCCGGTTCGATGACGGGTCTGCCGATTGTCGAGACCAAGGCGAACGACGTGTCGGCGTTCATCCCGACCAACGTCATCTCCATCACCGACGGCCAGTGCTTCCTTGAGTCCGACCTGTTCAACGCCGGCCAGCGTCCGGCCCTGAACGTCGGTATCTCGGTCTCCCGTGTCGGTGGCTCCGCGCAGCACAAGGCCATGCGGCAGGTCTCCGGCCGGCTTCGCGTGGACCTCGCCCAGTACCGTGAGCTCGAGGCGTTCGCCTCCTTCGGCTCCGACCTGGACGCGGCTTCCAAGGCCTCGCTGGAGCGCGGTAAGCGCATGGTCGAGCTGCTGAAGCAGAGCCAGTACCAGCCCATGCCCATCGAGGAGCAGGTCGTCTCCGTCTGGGCCGGCACCACCGGCAAGATGGACGAAGTCCCGGTCGCCGACATCCGCCGCTTCGAGAGCGAGCTGCTCGAGTTCCTGCGCCGCGAGCGCAAGGAGCTCCTCACCAGCATCGCCGAGGGCGCCAAGATGTCCGACGACACGCTGCAGTCGATCGCCGACGCCATCACCGCCTTCAAGCAGCAGTTCGAGACCTCGGACGGCAAGCTTCTGGGCGAAGACGCGCCGGTCACGGCCAAGTGA
- a CDS encoding F0F1 ATP synthase subunit gamma yields the protein MGAQLRVYKRRIKSVTATKKITKAMEMIAASRIVKAQRQVAASTPYATELTRAVTAVATGSNTKHPLTTEAEAPSRAAVLLITSDRGLAGGYSSNAIKAAEQLTERLRGEGKEVDTYIVGRKGVAYYGFRERKIADSWSGFTDNPTYADAKKVAAPLIAAVQQDTAEGGVDELHIVFTEFISMLTQTPVQNRLLPLSLEKAAEESGTKGEILPLFDFEPSAEDVLDALLPRYVESRIYNALLQAAASKHAATRRAMKSATDNAGELIKTLSRLANAARQAEITQEISEIVGGASALADATAGSDK from the coding sequence ATGGGAGCCCAGCTCCGGGTCTACAAGCGTCGCATCAAATCCGTCACCGCGACCAAGAAGATCACCAAGGCGATGGAGATGATCGCCGCCTCGCGCATCGTCAAGGCGCAGCGCCAGGTGGCGGCCTCCACGCCGTACGCGACCGAGCTCACCCGCGCGGTCACTGCGGTGGCCACCGGGTCGAACACCAAGCACCCTCTGACCACCGAGGCGGAAGCCCCGAGCCGCGCCGCGGTGCTGCTCATCACGAGCGACCGCGGTCTGGCCGGCGGCTACTCCTCCAACGCCATCAAGGCGGCGGAGCAGCTCACCGAGCGGCTCCGTGGTGAGGGCAAGGAGGTCGACACGTACATCGTCGGCCGCAAGGGTGTCGCCTACTACGGCTTCCGCGAGCGCAAGATCGCGGACTCGTGGAGCGGCTTCACGGACAACCCGACGTACGCGGACGCCAAGAAGGTCGCGGCTCCGCTGATCGCGGCCGTCCAGCAGGACACGGCCGAGGGCGGCGTGGACGAGCTCCACATCGTCTTCACCGAGTTCATCTCGATGCTGACGCAGACGCCGGTACAGAACCGGCTGCTGCCCCTCAGCCTCGAGAAGGCGGCCGAGGAGTCCGGTACCAAGGGCGAAATCCTTCCGCTGTTCGACTTCGAGCCGTCGGCGGAGGACGTCCTCGACGCCCTGCTGCCGCGCTACGTCGAGAGCCGGATCTACAACGCGCTGCTTCAGGCCGCTGCTTCCAAGCACGCTGCCACCCGCCGCGCGATGAAGTCGGCGACCGACAACGCCGGGGAGCTCATCAAGACCCTCTCCCGGCTTGCCAACGCGGCCCGCCAGGCCGAAATCACCCAGGAAATCAGCGAGATCGTCGGTGGCGCCAGCGCCCTGGCCGACGCGACCGCGGGGAGTGACAAGTAA
- the atpD gene encoding F0F1 ATP synthase subunit beta: MTTTTENEVTAAATGRVARVIGPVVDVEFPVDAMPEIYNALTVQVADPAEDGKLKTLTLEVAQHLGDGLVRAISMQPTDGLVRQATVTDTGNGITVPVGEITKGKVFNTLGEILNVDPSTVEVTERWPIHRKAPSFDQLESKTEMFETGVKVIDLLTPYVKGGKIGLFGGAGVGKTVLIQEMIYRVANNHDGVSVFAGVGERTREGNDLIEEMTDSGVIDKTALVFGQMDEPPGTRLRVALAGLTMAEYFRDVQKQDVLFFIDNIFRYTQAGSEVSTLLGRMPSAVGYQPNLADEMGLLQERITSTRGHSITSMQAIYVPADDLTDPAPATTFAHLDATTVLSRPISEKGIYPAVDPLDSTSRILDPRYIAADHYEAAMRVKGILQKYKDLQDIIAILGIDELGEEDKLVVHRARRVERFLSQNTHVAKQFTGVDGSDVPLDESIAAFNAICDGEYDHFPEQAFFMCGGIEDLKANAKELGVS; encoded by the coding sequence GTGACGACGACTACCGAGAACGAAGTGACGGCCGCCGCCACGGGCCGCGTCGCCCGGGTCATCGGCCCGGTCGTCGACGTGGAGTTCCCCGTCGACGCGATGCCGGAGATCTACAACGCGCTGACCGTTCAGGTCGCCGACCCGGCCGAGGACGGCAAGCTCAAGACGCTGACCCTCGAGGTCGCCCAGCACCTGGGTGACGGCCTGGTCCGCGCGATTTCGATGCAGCCCACCGACGGTCTGGTCCGCCAGGCCACGGTGACGGACACCGGCAACGGCATCACGGTGCCGGTCGGCGAGATCACCAAGGGCAAGGTGTTCAACACCCTCGGTGAGATCCTGAACGTGGACCCGTCCACGGTCGAGGTCACCGAGCGGTGGCCCATCCACCGCAAGGCGCCCTCCTTCGACCAGCTCGAGTCCAAGACCGAGATGTTCGAGACCGGCGTCAAGGTCATCGACCTTCTCACCCCGTACGTCAAGGGTGGAAAGATCGGTCTGTTCGGTGGTGCCGGTGTCGGCAAGACCGTTCTGATCCAGGAAATGATCTACCGCGTCGCCAACAACCACGACGGTGTGTCGGTGTTCGCGGGCGTCGGTGAGCGTACCCGTGAGGGCAACGACCTCATCGAGGAAATGACCGACTCCGGCGTCATCGACAAGACGGCGCTTGTCTTCGGTCAGATGGACGAGCCCCCGGGCACCCGTCTCCGTGTCGCGCTTGCCGGTCTGACCATGGCGGAGTACTTCCGCGATGTGCAGAAGCAGGACGTGCTCTTCTTCATCGACAACATCTTCCGTTACACCCAGGCCGGCTCCGAGGTCTCCACGCTGCTCGGCCGTATGCCGTCCGCGGTGGGTTACCAGCCGAACCTGGCTGACGAGATGGGTCTGCTGCAGGAGCGCATCACGTCGACCCGCGGTCACTCGATCACCTCGATGCAGGCGATCTACGTCCCCGCGGACGACCTGACCGACCCGGCGCCGGCGACCACCTTCGCCCACCTGGACGCGACGACCGTTCTGTCGCGTCCGATCTCGGAGAAGGGCATCTACCCGGCGGTCGACCCGCTGGACTCGACGTCCCGCATCCTGGACCCGCGCTACATCGCGGCGGACCACTACGAGGCCGCCATGCGTGTCAAGGGGATCCTCCAGAAGTACAAGGACCTCCAGGACATCATCGCGATTCTCGGTATCGACGAGCTGGGCGAGGAGGACAAGCTCGTTGTCCACCGTGCCCGTCGCGTCGAGCGCTTCCTGTCGCAGAACACCCACGTCGCCAAGCAGTTCACCGGCGTGGACGGTTCGGACGTGCCGCTCGACGAGTCGATCGCCGCGTTCAACGCGATCTGCGACGGTGAGTACGACCACTTCCCCGAGCAGGCGTTCTTCATGTGCGGTGGCATTGAGGACCTCAAGGCCAACGCCAAGGAGCTCGGCGTCTCCTGA
- a CDS encoding F0F1 ATP synthase subunit epsilon yields MAAELHVELVAADRQVWSGEATLVVARTTSGDIGVMPGHQPLLGVLESGPVTIRTSEGGTVIAAVHGGFISFADNKLSLLAEIVELADEIDAQRAERALERAKSDEDDAAERRADVRLRAVAVH; encoded by the coding sequence TTGGCTGCTGAGCTGCATGTCGAGCTGGTCGCCGCGGACCGACAGGTCTGGTCCGGCGAGGCCACCCTGGTCGTCGCGCGCACCACGTCCGGCGACATCGGCGTCATGCCCGGTCACCAGCCGCTGCTCGGTGTGCTGGAATCGGGCCCGGTGACCATTCGTACGAGCGAAGGCGGGACCGTCATCGCTGCTGTCCACGGCGGATTCATCTCCTTCGCGGACAACAAGCTCTCTCTGCTGGCGGAGATCGTCGAGCTGGCGGACGAGATCGACGCACAGCGCGCCGAGCGTGCGCTGGAGCGTGCCAAGTCGGACGAGGACGATGCCGCAGAGCGGCGCGCCGATGTCCGTCTGCGCGCGGTGGCGGTGCACTAG
- a CDS encoding DUF2550 domain-containing protein: MFLALLVGGLVVALVVIGLFVFGLRRRLIQRSGGTFDCSLRWNVPEETDGSGKGWVYGVARYSGDRIMWFRVFSYAPRPRRFLERSAIEVVARRKPEGEEELALLSDAVVLGCHHRGTRLELAMSEDALTGFLAWLEAAPPGQRVNVA; this comes from the coding sequence ATGTTCCTCGCTCTTCTTGTGGGCGGCCTGGTCGTCGCACTGGTGGTGATCGGGCTTTTCGTCTTCGGACTGCGCCGGCGGCTGATCCAGCGCTCCGGCGGTACCTTCGACTGCAGCCTTCGCTGGAACGTCCCGGAGGAGACCGATGGCTCCGGCAAGGGATGGGTCTACGGCGTCGCCCGCTACAGCGGTGACCGGATCATGTGGTTCCGGGTCTTCTCGTACGCCCCACGCCCGCGCCGCTTCCTGGAGCGCTCGGCCATCGAGGTCGTCGCGCGCCGTAAGCCCGAGGGCGAGGAGGAGCTGGCGCTGCTGTCCGACGCGGTCGTGCTCGGCTGTCACCACCGCGGGACACGCCTGGAGCTGGCGATGAGTGAGGACGCGCTCACCGGATTCCTCGCCTGGCTGGAGGCGGCTCCGCCCGGCCAGCGCGTCAACGTGGCCTGA